ATCTGTTCAGTATAAAACTTGCTAATCCCTAGCAACGCTGAGTTTTGAGCTATATGCCTAGCTTGGCTAAGAGTTCGGTTGCTGTTAACCTGCGGTCAAGTTGCGTAGCCAGTTTACAACGAGGAGCCCTTTGTTAAATGGAATATATTGATAGAATACTGGAAAAATTAAAAGAATGGGCGCGTGAGCTAATTGATGCCTTATTAGGCCCTGCGGCTCAACCCGAAGCAGAGCCAATTCCTGTACCAGTAGATGAACCCCGTCGTCGGAGGTAGTTGATTTAACGTTCTATAAGGTTACTCTGTTGCTAAGTCTTTTGATATTGCATGGCCCAAATTTGAATTTGTTGGGCCAGCGTGAACCCGAAATTTACGGGAAAACAACGTTAGACGGAATTAATCGAATGCTGGAGCAAGAAGCTCAGTTGCTTCAGGTCAAAGTCTCGATTATTCAGTCTAACCATGAAGGGGCTTTGGTGGATGCAATACACTCCGCATTCGGGCAACACCAAGGCTTATTGATTAATGCTGGAGCGTATACTCACACCAGTATTGCCCTTCGAGATGCCATCGCTGGAGTGGGTATTCCCACCGTTGAGGTACATCTGAGCAATATTTATCGTCGAGAAGCGTTCCGGCATCATTCTTTGATCGCATCTGTGGCGATTGGGCAAATTAGTGGATTTGGTGCAGAAAGTTACCGTCTAGGGCTACAGGCTTTAGTTCATTCCTTGAATGGGCAAGACCCCTGAGCTTATTGTTCCATGAAGCAAGATTCACTATATAGCCAGTTTCAGGGGGCTGTTCTCGGAGTAGCCATCGGTTATGAGT
This genomic stretch from Planktothrix serta PCC 8927 harbors:
- the aroQ gene encoding type II 3-dehydroquinate dehydratase, which gives rise to MLSLLILHGPNLNLLGQREPEIYGKTTLDGINRMLEQEAQLLQVKVSIIQSNHEGALVDAIHSAFGQHQGLLINAGAYTHTSIALRDAIAGVGIPTVEVHLSNIYRREAFRHHSLIASVAIGQISGFGAESYRLGLQALVHSLNGQDP